One region of Mycobacterium riyadhense genomic DNA includes:
- a CDS encoding nuclear transport factor 2 family protein, with product MSVSGPPATSTSAIATAITALRAAGERRDPGAVAELLAPDVVFHSPITERLRFEGREEVAALHRDIFAVLEDINTTEPLALGDTRSFSFRARVRGVELEAINLVRFNSYGQIVDFKVFVRPLAGLATLFAALPPRVAARRRGRLHGAFVAAFARPVALVLRAADRLTPRLI from the coding sequence ATGTCTGTCTCCGGTCCCCCCGCCACTTCCACCTCGGCGATCGCAACGGCGATCACCGCGCTGCGCGCCGCCGGGGAACGCCGCGATCCCGGTGCCGTCGCCGAACTCTTGGCGCCCGACGTCGTCTTCCACTCCCCAATCACAGAGCGATTGCGGTTCGAGGGCAGGGAGGAGGTCGCCGCCCTGCACCGCGACATCTTCGCCGTTCTGGAGGACATCAACACCACCGAACCGCTCGCGCTCGGTGATACGCGATCGTTCTCGTTTCGTGCGCGCGTTCGCGGGGTGGAACTCGAAGCCATAAATCTGGTGCGGTTCAACTCGTACGGGCAAATTGTTGACTTCAAGGTCTTCGTCCGCCCACTCGCGGGCCTCGCGACGTTGTTCGCGGCGCTCCCGCCGAGGGTTGCTGCGCGGCGTCGTGGACGGTTGCATGGCGCGTTCGTGGCAGCCTTCGCCCGGCCTGTCGCCCTTGTTTTGCGCGCCGCCGATCGCCTGACGCCCAGATTGATCTAG
- a CDS encoding FAD-binding oxidoreductase — translation MAREISRQTFLRGAAGALAAGAVFGPVRATADPNTSGLDSLSATLGGRVLQPDDPQFATAKQVFNTNYNGLTPAVIVTPTSPADVQKAMAFATAHNLKVAPRSGGHSYTGASTANGAMVLDLRLLPGEINYNAGTGQITVTPATSLYAMHEALAAAGRGIPTGTCPSVGAAGHALGGGMGANSRHAGLLCDQLTSASVVLPSGQAVTASPASNPDLFWALRGGGGGNFGVTTSLTFATFPAKDVDVVNLNFPPQSFAQVLVGWQNWLRTADRNSWALADATVDALGTHCRILATCPAGSGSSAGAAIVSAVGVQPTGTENHTFNYMDLVRYLAVNNLNPSPLGYVGGSDVFPTVNSAVAAGIASAVDAFPRGAGRMLAIMHALDGALASVAPGATAFPWRRQSALVQWYVETSGDPSAATGWLNTAHQAVQAYSVGGYVNYLEANQPPSRYFGPNLSRLSAVRQKYDPGRVMFSGLNF, via the coding sequence TTGGCGCGTGAAATCTCACGCCAGACGTTTCTGCGGGGTGCCGCCGGAGCGTTGGCCGCTGGCGCGGTTTTCGGCCCGGTCCGGGCTACCGCCGATCCGAATACCTCCGGCTTGGACAGTCTTTCCGCCACCCTCGGCGGACGCGTGCTACAACCGGACGACCCCCAATTCGCAACGGCCAAACAAGTTTTCAACACCAACTACAACGGATTAACACCGGCGGTGATTGTCACCCCCACATCGCCGGCGGACGTGCAAAAAGCGATGGCATTCGCTACCGCCCACAACCTCAAGGTCGCGCCGCGCAGTGGTGGCCACTCCTATACAGGGGCATCCACGGCGAACGGCGCAATGGTGCTCGACCTGCGCCTGCTGCCCGGCGAAATCAACTACAACGCAGGCACCGGGCAGATCACGGTGACTCCCGCGACCAGTTTGTACGCGATGCACGAGGCGCTGGCTGCGGCCGGCCGGGGCATCCCGACGGGTACCTGCCCGTCGGTCGGTGCCGCTGGGCACGCCCTGGGCGGTGGAATGGGCGCCAATTCCCGGCACGCGGGCCTGCTCTGTGACCAATTGACCTCGGCCTCGGTGGTGCTGCCCAGCGGTCAGGCGGTCACCGCATCTCCCGCCAGCAATCCCGACCTGTTCTGGGCCCTGCGCGGCGGCGGCGGCGGCAACTTCGGGGTCACAACCTCGCTGACGTTCGCCACCTTCCCCGCTAAGGACGTCGACGTCGTGAACCTCAATTTCCCGCCGCAGTCGTTCGCCCAGGTCCTCGTCGGTTGGCAAAATTGGCTGCGCACCGCCGATAGAAACAGCTGGGCACTGGCGGACGCCACCGTCGACGCGCTAGGTACGCACTGTCGAATTCTGGCGACCTGCCCGGCCGGTTCGGGGAGCAGCGCGGGGGCCGCCATCGTCTCAGCCGTGGGAGTGCAACCGACCGGTACCGAGAACCACACGTTCAACTACATGGACCTGGTGAGGTATCTGGCCGTCAATAACCTCAACCCGTCACCGCTGGGATATGTCGGCGGATCGGATGTCTTTCCCACCGTCAACTCGGCCGTCGCTGCGGGGATCGCCTCGGCTGTCGATGCCTTCCCCCGCGGGGCTGGCCGCATGTTGGCAATCATGCATGCGCTCGACGGCGCGCTCGCCAGTGTGGCGCCGGGAGCTACAGCCTTTCCGTGGCGTCGGCAGTCCGCGCTAGTGCAGTGGTACGTGGAGACATCCGGTGACCCATCGGCAGCGACCGGCTGGCTCAACACGGCACATCAAGCGGTGCAAGCGTATTCGGTTGGCGGCTATGTGAATTATCTCGAAGCGAATCAGCCGCCGTCGCGGTACTTTGGCCCGAATCTCTCCCGACTTAGCGCGGTGCGGCAGAAGTACGATCCCGGCCGGGTCATGTTCTCGGGGCTGAATTTCTAG
- a CDS encoding ATP-binding protein has protein sequence MPLTDNELTDLTAGPTDGNAAHRRPIADIGAWLDGLDYGVRPALRALGELLVGVAERESAESAERFTARCLGVPDAGHLVDEERELNPVSRLTAALALAEWIDEHAHVCEIGPGECANPPKWTQTEIGGQRYRHPLCLRVHFPAGTLLDDTGCVIHIEARETVMHEALVSAYVTPDYQAHARAVLDRLAERANELNPYRGRAVRAVNNRGLSFTVIELPSTATRDTVIVPNDVWTEVDLGVTGVRDRHELLNAHGLGARRGVLLCGPPGTGKSAVSEVVAREVLGEFTVIYVEARVGAELLTVVVEEAQRLGGPVLIVLEDVDLWCRDRAAGDAGLSELLQAMDVKADARILTLASTNDAATLDKAAIRTGRFDSVVEVGYPNRADAARILATLIRDIPGGHAVDTAAVVAALPEQTSGSDIREVVRRAVLAGDGGTVSTATLLAEVSSGRYQATVAGGMYL, from the coding sequence ATGCCCCTGACCGACAACGAACTGACCGATCTAACCGCCGGACCGACCGACGGCAATGCCGCACACCGCCGGCCCATCGCCGACATCGGTGCCTGGCTGGATGGCCTCGACTACGGTGTTCGTCCCGCGTTGCGCGCACTCGGCGAATTGCTGGTCGGGGTCGCCGAGCGCGAAAGTGCCGAAAGCGCAGAGCGATTCACCGCCCGCTGCTTGGGTGTGCCGGACGCAGGGCACCTGGTCGATGAGGAACGCGAACTCAATCCAGTATCCCGATTGACCGCTGCGCTAGCGCTGGCGGAGTGGATCGATGAACACGCGCACGTCTGCGAGATTGGCCCGGGCGAGTGCGCCAATCCGCCGAAGTGGACGCAGACCGAGATCGGCGGCCAACGGTACCGGCACCCATTGTGCTTGCGCGTGCATTTCCCCGCCGGGACCCTCCTGGATGACACGGGATGCGTCATCCACATTGAGGCGCGCGAGACCGTCATGCACGAGGCCCTAGTCAGTGCGTACGTGACACCGGACTACCAGGCCCATGCCCGCGCCGTGCTCGACCGGCTCGCCGAACGAGCCAACGAGCTGAACCCGTACCGAGGCCGGGCGGTGCGCGCCGTCAACAACCGCGGATTGAGCTTCACCGTCATCGAGCTGCCGTCGACCGCGACCCGTGACACCGTTATCGTCCCCAACGACGTGTGGACCGAAGTCGACCTCGGCGTCACCGGCGTGCGCGACCGCCACGAGCTGCTCAACGCCCACGGTCTCGGCGCGCGGCGCGGTGTCCTCCTGTGCGGCCCGCCCGGCACCGGCAAGTCGGCGGTGAGCGAGGTCGTGGCCCGGGAGGTCCTCGGGGAGTTCACCGTCATCTACGTCGAGGCCAGGGTGGGGGCCGAATTGCTGACCGTCGTGGTCGAGGAGGCCCAGCGCCTCGGCGGTCCCGTGCTGATCGTGCTGGAGGACGTCGATCTGTGGTGCCGGGACCGCGCTGCCGGCGATGCCGGGCTGTCGGAGCTGTTGCAGGCCATGGACGTCAAGGCCGATGCCCGCATCCTGACTTTGGCGTCCACCAACGACGCCGCGACGTTGGACAAAGCGGCGATCCGCACCGGTCGGTTCGATTCCGTCGTCGAGGTCGGCTACCCCAACCGCGCTGACGCGGCCCGCATCCTGGCGACGCTGATCCGCGACATCCCCGGCGGCCACGCGGTCGACACGGCGGCGGTGGTGGCCGCACTGCCCGAACAGACGAGCGGCAGCGACATCCGTGAAGTCGTGCGCCGCGCGGTGCTGGCGGGGGACGGCGGAACCGTCAGCACGGCAACGTTGCTGGCCGAGGTGAGCAGCGGCCGGTACCAGGCCACAGTTGCGGGAGGGATGTATCTCTGA
- a CDS encoding PaaI family thioesterase codes for MTDSLVEMMNAGMASTIPTADQMGVRVLEAGRGFAAASVPAEGNGNHFGVIYAGVQFTVAEILGGIIALATFDASRYFPLVKKVDITFVGMATTALRAEARMDDETIARVEAEAAAQGKSDYTLDAVVTDATGAVVATTQGLYQLRAHRS; via the coding sequence ATGACTGACTCGCTTGTCGAGATGATGAATGCCGGCATGGCATCGACCATTCCGACCGCAGACCAGATGGGTGTGCGGGTGCTCGAGGCGGGACGAGGCTTTGCTGCGGCCAGCGTTCCGGCCGAGGGCAATGGCAACCACTTCGGTGTCATCTACGCCGGCGTTCAGTTCACCGTCGCCGAAATCCTCGGTGGCATCATCGCTTTGGCGACGTTCGACGCAAGCAGGTACTTCCCGTTGGTGAAGAAAGTCGATATCACGTTCGTCGGTATGGCTACCACCGCGCTACGGGCCGAGGCGAGGATGGACGACGAGACGATCGCCCGCGTTGAAGCCGAGGCCGCCGCGCAGGGTAAGTCCGACTACACGCTCGATGCGGTGGTCACCGATGCCACCGGGGCGGTCGTCGCCACCACCCAGGGGCTGTATCAACTACGCGCACACCGTAGTTGA
- a CDS encoding pyridoxamine 5'-phosphate oxidase family protein yields MKALTEAERQEFLAAQHVAVLSIDSADGRPPASAPIWYDYTPGGHIRINTGPSTRKARLIERAGAVTLVVQREEPPYQYVVVEGTLVETITPAPVDAQEAIAIRYLGEEGGRAFVRSLAGQESVLFTIRPDRWLSADFSDEF; encoded by the coding sequence ATGAAAGCTCTCACCGAGGCCGAGCGTCAAGAGTTCCTAGCAGCACAGCACGTCGCCGTGCTATCGATCGATTCCGCCGACGGCCGCCCACCGGCCAGCGCCCCGATTTGGTACGACTACACCCCCGGTGGGCACATCCGGATTAACACCGGCCCATCAACACGCAAGGCCAGGCTCATCGAGCGAGCCGGTGCGGTGACGTTGGTGGTGCAACGCGAAGAGCCGCCATACCAATATGTCGTCGTGGAGGGCACCCTCGTCGAGACCATCACACCCGCCCCGGTAGATGCTCAGGAGGCCATTGCCATCCGATACCTCGGTGAGGAAGGTGGACGCGCCTTCGTCCGTAGTCTCGCCGGCCAGGAAAGCGTGCTGTTCACGATCCGTCCCGACCGTTGGCTCAGCGCCGATTTCTCCGACGAATTCTAG
- a CDS encoding PIG-L deacetylase family protein, with protein MATVVAFHAHPDDEVILTGGTLAKAAAAGHRVVVVTATDGRMGNETDDPRLDELRASASILGVHRLECLDYADSGYGPDFYPNPPGRVRFGRADVDEAARRLASILRAEDAQLLLSYQSNGGYGHRDHVQVHHVGKRAAELAATPRVLEATMPRELLTRIGDVARLLRLPAPYDPDVLRIAYTPRATITHRIDVRRFAQQKRDAFAAHRSQIGDGLNARMFGVLLRLPPRVLGLIFSHEWFVDPAAPSRPPRDNIFD; from the coding sequence ATGGCCACGGTCGTTGCTTTCCACGCACACCCCGACGACGAGGTGATCCTCACCGGCGGCACGCTCGCCAAAGCGGCGGCCGCGGGGCATCGCGTTGTTGTCGTCACAGCAACAGACGGACGCATGGGAAACGAAACCGACGACCCGCGGCTGGATGAATTACGGGCGAGCGCAAGCATTCTCGGAGTGCATCGCCTCGAGTGCCTTGACTACGCCGATAGCGGCTACGGGCCTGACTTCTACCCGAATCCGCCTGGACGGGTCCGGTTCGGCCGCGCCGATGTCGACGAGGCGGCCCGGCGGCTCGCCTCGATACTTCGCGCCGAAGATGCGCAACTACTGCTCAGCTATCAGAGCAACGGCGGGTACGGCCACCGGGATCACGTGCAGGTGCATCATGTCGGCAAGCGGGCCGCTGAATTGGCCGCGACTCCGCGCGTACTCGAAGCGACCATGCCGCGGGAACTGCTCACCCGCATCGGGGATGTTGCCCGCCTGCTGCGACTGCCGGCGCCCTACGACCCCGACGTGCTGCGCATCGCATACACGCCGCGGGCCACCATTACCCATCGGATCGACGTGCGCCGGTTCGCGCAGCAGAAGCGCGATGCTTTCGCGGCCCATCGATCGCAGATCGGTGACGGGCTCAATGCGCGGATGTTCGGCGTGTTGCTTCGCCTGCCGCCCCGAGTACTCGGCTTGATCTTCAGCCATGAATGGTTCGTCGATCCGGCAGCTCCATCGCGACCTCCGCGCGACAACATCTTCGACTGA
- a CDS encoding LLM class F420-dependent oxidoreductase, whose amino-acid sequence MRIGVVFPQTELGGDPAVVRAYGQAVEELGFTHILAYDHVVGADPDIHQGWWGPYNIDSTFHEPFVMFGYLAAITSLELVSGVIILPQRQAVLVAKQAAEVDLLTGGRFRLGIGLGWNAVEYEALGETFSNRGRRSEEQVAVMRKLWTERSVTFNGKYHTVTGAGLAPLPTQRPIPVWFGAASERAYERAGRLGDGWFPMMEPGPGLDYALEQVARAATASGRDANDLGMEGRVSWTGDADKIAADIAAWKAAGATHVSVNTMKAGLANVDDHLAALERVAAGLA is encoded by the coding sequence ATGCGCATTGGAGTTGTGTTCCCACAGACCGAGCTTGGCGGCGACCCCGCAGTGGTACGCGCGTATGGGCAGGCCGTCGAAGAACTCGGGTTTACCCACATCCTCGCCTACGACCACGTCGTCGGCGCCGACCCGGACATCCATCAGGGCTGGTGGGGCCCCTATAACATCGACTCGACGTTTCACGAGCCGTTTGTCATGTTCGGCTACCTGGCCGCCATTACCTCGCTAGAGCTGGTCAGCGGCGTCATCATTCTGCCGCAGCGACAAGCTGTGTTGGTGGCGAAGCAGGCCGCCGAGGTTGACTTGCTCACCGGTGGGCGGTTTCGGCTCGGTATCGGGTTGGGTTGGAACGCCGTCGAGTACGAGGCGCTCGGAGAGACGTTCAGCAACCGCGGCAGGCGTTCCGAGGAGCAGGTCGCGGTCATGCGCAAGCTGTGGACCGAGCGGTCGGTGACCTTCAACGGGAAGTACCACACGGTGACCGGAGCGGGCCTAGCCCCGCTACCTACGCAGCGACCCATCCCGGTGTGGTTCGGCGCGGCGTCCGAGCGCGCCTACGAACGCGCCGGACGGCTTGGCGACGGGTGGTTTCCGATGATGGAGCCCGGACCCGGCCTCGACTACGCCCTCGAGCAGGTAGCGCGCGCGGCAACAGCCTCGGGCCGCGACGCCAATGACCTCGGGATGGAGGGCCGGGTTAGTTGGACCGGCGATGCGGACAAGATCGCGGCCGACATCGCCGCCTGGAAAGCGGCGGGGGCAACGCATGTGTCGGTGAACACCATGAAGGCTGGCCTGGCTAATGTCGACGACCACCTCGCTGCCTTGGAGCGGGTCGCCGCCGGCCTGGCTTAA
- a CDS encoding type II toxin-antitoxin system PemK/MazF family toxin: protein MSGLPARGEIWWCELPEVGRRPVVVMSRDTAIPRLRRTLVAPCTTTIRGLASEVVLEPDADPVPRRSAVNLDSLESVSVAVLVSRLGRLGDDRMRDICAALEVAVDCSS from the coding sequence ATGAGCGGGCTTCCGGCTCGCGGTGAGATCTGGTGGTGCGAACTGCCTGAGGTCGGTCGCCGTCCAGTCGTCGTCATGTCGCGGGACACGGCCATCCCCCGGCTTCGGCGCACGCTCGTCGCGCCATGTACGACCACGATCCGGGGACTGGCCAGCGAGGTCGTTCTTGAACCCGATGCCGACCCGGTGCCCCGCCGTTCCGCGGTCAACCTCGACTCTCTGGAGAGCGTCTCAGTCGCGGTCCTGGTCAGCCGCCTCGGCCGATTGGGCGATGATCGAATGCGCGACATCTGCGCCGCCCTCGAGGTGGCGGTGGACTGTTCCAGCTGA